The following proteins come from a genomic window of Nautilia profundicola AmH:
- the queA gene encoding tRNA preQ1(34) S-adenosylmethionine ribosyltransferase-isomerase QueA: protein MKSDQLINKDVLVSSYDYNLPENLIARYPVTPRDSAKLLVYDRKTDRITHTVFRNILDFVGESHFIFNNTKVIKARIFGTKETGGKVELLLNRPYRDGYLVYIRGKVKPGSRLFFDKGLMAEVVELLDDGSRVVKFKVKSEKCKTEKEIDFLQLVKILEEIGHVPLPPYIKREDEKIDEKEYQTVFAKKEGAVAAPTASLHFTDELLNKIDKKSYLTLHVGAGTFKPVDVEDIREHKMHSEFFEIPEDTARVLDGSEEIVAVGTTVTRTVEYYARTGKLSGECDLFLNPLNPPIRVNHLLTNFHLPKSTLIMLVAAFIGRKKTLELYEEAIKNEYRFYSYGDAMLII, encoded by the coding sequence ATGAAAAGTGATCAACTGATTAATAAGGATGTATTGGTATCATCATACGATTATAACCTGCCTGAAAATTTAATAGCCAGATATCCCGTAACTCCCCGGGATAGTGCCAAACTTCTCGTTTATGATAGAAAAACAGACAGAATTACACATACAGTGTTTAGAAATATACTTGATTTTGTGGGTGAATCTCATTTTATATTTAATAATACAAAAGTTATAAAGGCCAGAATTTTCGGAACAAAAGAAACCGGCGGAAAGGTTGAACTGCTTCTTAACAGACCTTATAGAGACGGTTATCTTGTATACATAAGAGGTAAAGTTAAACCGGGAAGCAGACTTTTTTTTGACAAGGGACTTATGGCAGAGGTCGTTGAACTGCTTGATGACGGAAGCAGGGTGGTGAAGTTTAAAGTGAAAAGTGAAAAATGTAAAACTGAAAAAGAAATTGATTTTTTACAGTTAGTAAAAATTCTTGAAGAAATAGGGCATGTTCCGCTTCCTCCGTATATTAAAAGAGAAGATGAAAAAATAGACGAAAAAGAATACCAGACAGTATTTGCCAAAAAAGAAGGAGCAGTTGCCGCTCCTACAGCGAGCTTACATTTTACGGACGAGCTTTTAAATAAAATAGATAAAAAATCATATTTAACCCTGCATGTGGGAGCCGGTACGTTTAAACCGGTGGATGTTGAGGATATAAGAGAGCATAAAATGCACAGTGAATTTTTTGAAATACCTGAAGATACCGCAAGGGTGCTTGATGGCAGTGAAGAAATAGTAGCAGTCGGGACAACCGTTACAAGAACTGTGGAATATTATGCGAGGACGGGTAAACTCTCAGGCGAGTGCGATCTGTTTTTAAACCCTCTGAATCCTCCGATTAGAGTAAATCATCTTCTCACAAACTTTCATTTGCCAAAATCTACGCTTATTATGCTTGTAGCTGCATTTATAGGAAGAAAAAAAACTCTTGAACTATATGAAGAAGCCATAAAAAACGAATACCGTTTTTACAGCTACGGAGACGCAATGCTCATTATATGA
- the trxC gene encoding thioredoxin TrxC has translation MSDIVIACPHCKSLNKLPKKDEYKKAVCGVCKGNLLENKAISVDSYDEFQKIVNSVTVPVIIDFWAEWCGPCQMFAPIFNKVAGSFPLQAQFIKVNTDKNQQAAMQFGIRSIPTIVALKDGVEIDRAMGALDEFSFSMWVDKIVES, from the coding sequence ATGAGTGATATAGTTATTGCATGTCCACATTGTAAAAGTTTAAATAAATTACCTAAAAAAGACGAATATAAAAAAGCGGTATGCGGAGTATGTAAGGGCAACCTTCTTGAGAATAAAGCCATTTCCGTTGACAGTTACGACGAGTTTCAAAAAATAGTAAACTCTGTAACAGTTCCTGTGATTATTGATTTCTGGGCTGAATGGTGCGGTCCGTGCCAGATGTTTGCACCAATATTTAATAAAGTAGCGGGAAGTTTTCCGCTTCAGGCTCAATTTATTAAAGTCAACACAGACAAAAACCAACAAGCAGCCATGCAGTTTGGAATTAGAAGTATTCCTACAATAGTAGCTCTAAAAGACGGAGTGGAAATAGACAGAGCCATGGGTGCATTGGATGAATTTAGTTTTAGTATGTGGGTAGATAAGATAGTTGAAAGTTAA